A DNA window from Vibrio cidicii contains the following coding sequences:
- the lpcA gene encoding D-sedoheptulose 7-phosphate isomerase: protein MYQDLIRNELTEAAEVLNKFLSDEHNLAQIEAAAKMIADSFKQDGKVLSCGNGGSHCDAMHFAEELTGRYRENRPGYAGIAISDPSHLSCVSNDFGYEYVFSRYVEAVGRQGDVLFGLSTSGNSGNILKAIEAAKAKGMKTIALTGKDGGKMAGLADVEIRVPHFGYADRIQEVHIKIIHIIIQLIEKEME, encoded by the coding sequence ATGTACCAAGATCTGATTAGAAATGAGTTGACGGAAGCGGCTGAAGTTCTGAACAAGTTCCTCAGCGACGAGCACAATCTTGCCCAAATTGAAGCGGCAGCAAAAATGATTGCTGATTCATTCAAACAAGATGGCAAAGTCCTCTCTTGTGGTAATGGTGGTTCCCATTGTGATGCAATGCACTTTGCCGAAGAGTTAACCGGTCGTTACCGTGAAAACCGCCCGGGTTACGCTGGCATTGCTATCTCTGATCCGAGCCACTTGTCTTGTGTCAGCAACGATTTTGGTTACGAATACGTCTTCTCACGTTACGTTGAAGCGGTCGGCCGACAAGGTGATGTGTTGTTTGGTCTGTCTACTTCAGGCAACTCTGGCAACATTCTTAAAGCGATTGAAGCGGCTAAAGCGAAAGGGATGAAAACCATCGCGTTAACCGGTAAAGATGGCGGCAAAATGGCAGGTCTGGCAGACGTTGAGATCCGTGTCCCACACTTTGGTTACGCCGATCGCATTCAGGAAGTGCATATCAAGATCATCCACATCATCATTCAATTGATCGAAAAAGAGATGGAATAA
- a CDS encoding TIGR03503 family protein has protein sequence MLRTLSVVVMLLVSCVSQAATESTMSLLDNRFRVDPTIDQITFLIYRENPSQPVVLVRPDGHKYYAWKTYDNVRWYQEPAMDIVSIEKPMPGPWQAVGKVTPKNNIRLISHLTLSTDPFPNRLYRGEVIKFTARLASDGQPLVLRDFLDRVNLRVTLTKYVENEQELVKEARPVPVVLGDFSDDGQGLDERPGDGVFTVRLPIEVEPGKYRARITSGNGVFLRAKEQNVLVYPSPVSTTFIQSRREGQPHRFVVSGEQGMVAPGSLAVHIEQTAPDSFVNYVQGQAEKEALKAEMSLDSTHQIGIYSWKGDVYATDAATQRPLVFPIAEQTFSVVKEVDIEAARKAKEAELAEQRRIEEEQRMLAQRAEDRKQGLIMIAVGNLVVIILGLIGWFVWSKIRAKRQAIPEMQLEVPKK, from the coding sequence ATGTTGAGGACATTATCAGTCGTTGTCATGTTATTGGTCAGTTGCGTGAGTCAGGCGGCGACAGAATCAACCATGTCCTTATTGGATAACCGTTTTCGTGTTGATCCGACCATCGACCAGATCACTTTTCTTATCTATCGTGAAAACCCGTCTCAACCTGTGGTGTTGGTTCGCCCAGACGGACATAAATATTATGCGTGGAAAACCTACGACAACGTGCGTTGGTATCAAGAGCCCGCGATGGATATTGTTTCGATTGAGAAGCCGATGCCTGGGCCGTGGCAGGCGGTCGGCAAAGTGACACCGAAGAATAATATCCGTTTAATTTCCCATCTCACTTTAAGCACGGATCCGTTCCCTAATCGGCTCTATCGTGGTGAAGTGATTAAATTTACTGCCCGTTTAGCATCAGATGGGCAGCCTTTGGTGCTGCGTGATTTTCTCGATCGGGTAAACTTGCGTGTCACCTTGACCAAGTACGTTGAAAATGAACAGGAGTTGGTGAAAGAAGCGCGCCCTGTGCCTGTGGTACTCGGTGATTTTAGCGATGATGGGCAGGGTTTGGATGAAAGGCCCGGTGATGGTGTGTTTACTGTGCGATTGCCAATTGAAGTGGAACCGGGTAAGTACCGCGCACGAATCACCTCGGGTAATGGGGTGTTTTTGCGCGCCAAAGAGCAAAATGTGCTGGTTTATCCGAGCCCGGTGTCGACGACTTTTATTCAATCTCGCCGTGAAGGGCAGCCGCACCGCTTTGTTGTCTCGGGTGAGCAAGGAATGGTCGCGCCGGGATCTCTTGCGGTGCATATTGAGCAAACTGCGCCGGATTCTTTTGTTAACTATGTACAAGGTCAAGCTGAGAAAGAGGCGCTGAAAGCGGAGATGAGCTTAGACAGCACCCATCAAATCGGCATTTATTCTTGGAAAGGTGACGTGTACGCCACCGATGCGGCGACTCAGCGCCCGCTTGTCTTTCCTATTGCAGAGCAAACCTTCAGCGTGGTTAAGGAAGTCGATATTGAAGCGGCGCGTAAAGCCAAAGAGGCGGAACTCGCCGAGCAGCGCCGTATTGAAGAAGAGCAACGCATGTTGGCGCAACGCGCAGAAGATCGTAAACAAGGTTTAATTATGATCGCCGTAGGTAACTTGGTGGTGATTATTCTTGGTCTTATCGGTTGGTTTGTCTGGAGCAAGATTCGTGCGAAGCGCCAAGCGATTCCAGAAATGCAGTTGGAAGTACCGAAGAAATAG
- the dnaQ gene encoding DNA polymerase III subunit epsilon, producing the protein MNTSNNSDHHRIVVLDTETTGMNREGGPHYLGHRIIEIGAVEIIDRKLTGKHFHVYLKPDREIQPEAIEVHGITDEFLLDKPEYRQVHEEFLQFIQGAELVAHNAPFDVGFMDYEFGLLNAAIGKTTDFCQVTDTLAMAKKIFPGKRNNLDVLCERYGIDNSHRTLHGALLDAEILADVYLLMTGGQTSLEFNANKQDGGVEGIRRIEGRKSLKVLRATADELDAHQSRLDIVEKSGTCLWRQ; encoded by the coding sequence ATGAATACCAGTAACAATTCTGATCACCACCGTATCGTTGTGCTCGATACGGAAACCACAGGTATGAACCGAGAAGGTGGCCCGCACTATCTCGGACACCGGATTATTGAGATAGGTGCGGTTGAAATTATTGATCGCAAACTGACCGGTAAGCACTTCCATGTCTACCTAAAACCGGACCGAGAAATTCAGCCAGAAGCGATTGAAGTGCATGGTATTACCGATGAGTTTTTGCTCGACAAACCGGAATATCGTCAGGTGCACGAGGAGTTTTTGCAGTTTATTCAAGGCGCAGAGCTCGTTGCCCACAACGCCCCCTTCGACGTTGGCTTCATGGATTATGAATTTGGCCTGTTGAATGCGGCGATAGGTAAAACTACCGATTTCTGCCAAGTGACCGATACACTGGCGATGGCGAAGAAGATCTTCCCCGGTAAGCGCAACAACCTCGACGTGCTTTGTGAGCGCTATGGTATCGATAACTCGCACCGTACATTGCACGGCGCTTTGCTCGATGCGGAGATCCTCGCTGACGTCTATCTATTGATGACGGGTGGGCAAACCAGCCTGGAATTTAACGCCAATAAACAAGATGGTGGCGTTGAAGGGATTCGCCGTATTGAAGGGCGAAAATCCCTTAAGGTTTTACGCGCAACGGCCGATGAACTAGATGCGCATCAAAGCCGATTAGATATCGTAGAAAAAAGCGGAACTTGCCTCTGGCGTCAATAG
- the rnhA gene encoding ribonuclease HI — protein MTKQVEIFTDGSCLGNPGPGGYGVVLRYKQTEKTLAKGFHLTTNNRMEMMASIVALQALKEPCHVILTTDSQYVRQGITQWIHNWKKRGWKTADKKPVKNADLWQALDKETQRHQVEWHWVKGHAGHRENEMCDELARSAAENPTEDDTGYQP, from the coding sequence ATGACTAAACAAGTTGAGATTTTCACAGATGGTTCGTGTCTCGGCAACCCGGGCCCAGGCGGTTATGGTGTGGTTTTACGCTACAAACAGACGGAAAAAACCTTAGCAAAGGGTTTTCACCTCACCACCAACAACCGTATGGAGATGATGGCATCGATTGTCGCTCTGCAAGCACTGAAAGAGCCTTGCCATGTGATCCTCACCACAGACAGCCAGTATGTTCGCCAAGGCATTACCCAATGGATCCACAACTGGAAAAAGCGCGGCTGGAAAACCGCTGACAAAAAGCCGGTCAAAAACGCCGATCTTTGGCAAGCGCTCGATAAAGAGACCCAGCGCCACCAAGTAGAGTGGCATTGGGTGAAAGGTCACGCGGGCCATAGAGAAAATGAGATGTGTGACGAACTTGCCCGCAGCGCTGCCGAAAATCCCACCGAAGACGATACTGGCTATCAACCTTAA
- a CDS encoding class I SAM-dependent methyltransferase has protein sequence MKPALSSKKLPHPYTWDGMNNGQWVRESIQTRLDEWCPKLFGYHLLKLGGLSCELTSAVCNIQHQVNLDIQNPLHNVIADGYELPFLEKSFDVVILAHQLDYANDPHRLLREVDRVMMDDGYLIISGFNPLSLTGIASLMPWRRRTLPWSGRMFTPNRIKDWLGVLNYQVVHCDRYALFPMKKYQTMWTWLENGLGDWANPAGSLYFIVARKRTYPLKPIKPHWQLKRRLSPLGVMNREQDALRKQHPPASSS, from the coding sequence ATGAAGCCAGCATTAAGCAGTAAAAAACTCCCGCATCCATATACTTGGGACGGAATGAACAACGGACAATGGGTCCGTGAGTCGATTCAGACCCGGCTTGATGAGTGGTGTCCGAAACTATTCGGCTACCATCTGCTGAAATTGGGCGGCTTGAGCTGCGAATTAACCAGCGCAGTGTGTAACATTCAACACCAAGTTAATCTCGATATCCAGAACCCATTGCATAATGTGATTGCAGATGGTTACGAATTGCCCTTTTTAGAGAAAAGCTTCGATGTGGTTATCTTGGCTCATCAACTCGATTACGCCAATGATCCGCACCGTTTGTTGCGAGAAGTTGACCGCGTGATGATGGATGATGGCTATCTGATTATCAGCGGATTTAACCCGCTCAGCTTGACTGGCATCGCCAGTTTAATGCCATGGCGCCGCCGCACTCTGCCCTGGAGCGGACGCATGTTCACCCCCAACCGGATTAAAGACTGGCTCGGCGTGCTCAACTACCAAGTGGTCCATTGTGATCGTTATGCACTGTTTCCGATGAAAAAATACCAAACGATGTGGACCTGGCTGGAAAACGGTTTAGGTGATTGGGCCAACCCGGCAGGTAGCCTCTACTTTATTGTGGCAAGAAAACGCACCTATCCGCTCAAGCCAATTAAACCCCACTGGCAGTTGAAACGTCGCCTGTCGCCGCTTGGGGTTATGAATCGTGAACAGGACGCCTTACGAAAACAGCACCCGCCAGCAAGTTCGTCTTAA
- the gloB gene encoding hydroxyacylglutathione hydrolase, translated as MLEIKSIPAFNDNYIWLIHNSELGCAVVDPGDATPVLHYLKQHGFTLEAILITHHHNDHIGGVPDLVRAYPNVNVVGPQHEPIPTLTHPVDEGDQIELFGERFRVITLPGHTLGHIGYVGDDKLFCGDVLFSAGCGRIFEGTPQQMFDSLSKLQALPDETKIYCAHEYTASNLAFALAVEPDNLELQQYRDEVNRLRAQNAPTLPTTLKREKMVNPFLRYQQPSVINSVASRAQNSDPVSIFTALREWKNEF; from the coding sequence ATGTTAGAGATCAAAAGCATACCCGCATTTAACGACAATTACATCTGGCTGATTCACAATAGTGAACTTGGGTGTGCTGTGGTCGATCCGGGCGACGCCACTCCGGTGCTTCACTACCTCAAGCAACACGGCTTCACGTTAGAGGCCATCCTTATTACCCACCATCACAATGATCACATTGGCGGCGTGCCTGACCTCGTCAGAGCCTATCCCAATGTGAATGTCGTCGGGCCGCAGCATGAGCCGATCCCAACCCTGACTCACCCCGTGGATGAGGGAGATCAGATCGAATTGTTTGGTGAGCGCTTCCGCGTCATCACCTTGCCCGGTCATACCCTCGGCCACATTGGTTATGTCGGTGATGACAAACTGTTTTGCGGTGACGTGCTGTTCTCGGCTGGCTGCGGGCGCATTTTTGAAGGTACACCACAGCAAATGTTTGACTCTCTTAGCAAGCTGCAAGCTCTGCCTGATGAGACGAAAATTTATTGTGCGCATGAATATACCGCCAGCAATCTGGCCTTTGCCCTAGCCGTGGAGCCAGATAATCTTGAGTTGCAGCAGTATCGTGATGAGGTCAATCGTCTGCGCGCACAAAACGCGCCCACCCTGCCAACAACGCTAAAACGCGAAAAAATGGTCAACCCATTTTTGCGCTATCAGCAGCCCAGCGTGATCAATTCCGTCGCGAGCCGGGCACAAAATAGCGATCCAGTTTCGATTTTTACTGCTTTGCGTGAGTGGAAGAACGAATTTTAA
- a CDS encoding LysM peptidoglycan-binding domain-containing protein, with the protein MRLKYSWVLALLLAGCQITQPDSNISSTPETNSPDTEQPTSVATDNPPGQSGKVKNDTQVEQPVVTPQTQADIWQRIAMQLTLEVPQHKKVDYYRTWYLNHPNHLKTVSERAKPFLYLITEKIEQRGLPLELALLPVVESSFDAFAYSHGSAAGLWQFVPGTAEMYGLEQNFWYDGRRDVAAATDAALDYLTYLNNRFDGNWNHAIAAYNSGGGRVSSAIRKNLKLGKPTDFFSLDLPKETSGYVPKLLALADIVANQEKYGIEIPPIANQPVLQLVDPGEQLDLAIAAQYAGMPVKELQSYNPAYNQWSTAPDGPFQLLIPIDKSEHFLAKVEENRGKGLKLVRYKVRSGDTLSELASKYNTTSDVIRTANTLTGNTIRVGQYLMIPTSTKDVSAYTLSAQNRLAKTQATARGKYKLTHVVQNGDSLWSIAKANKVSHQALAKWNGMGPRDTLRVGQELVIWKDSSEGAVIRTVFYQVRAGDTISAIASRFKVKSTDIVKWNALQNQKYLKPGQKLKLYVDVTKVSV; encoded by the coding sequence ATGCGTTTAAAGTACAGTTGGGTGTTGGCACTCTTATTGGCGGGCTGTCAGATCACGCAGCCAGATAGCAATATCAGTTCAACACCTGAAACCAATAGCCCGGATACAGAGCAACCCACTTCCGTGGCAACGGACAATCCTCCCGGCCAAAGCGGCAAGGTGAAAAATGACACTCAGGTCGAGCAACCGGTTGTCACACCGCAAACTCAAGCAGATATCTGGCAGCGCATCGCCATGCAACTGACGCTGGAAGTACCGCAGCATAAAAAAGTCGATTACTATCGAACTTGGTATCTCAATCATCCAAATCATCTGAAAACTGTCTCAGAGCGTGCCAAACCGTTCCTTTACCTCATCACTGAGAAAATTGAGCAGCGTGGACTGCCGCTAGAGCTGGCCCTTCTACCGGTGGTAGAAAGCTCGTTTGATGCTTTCGCCTACTCGCATGGCAGTGCGGCTGGCTTGTGGCAGTTTGTGCCCGGCACCGCAGAGATGTATGGCCTTGAGCAAAACTTCTGGTATGACGGCCGACGTGATGTCGCGGCGGCGACCGATGCCGCATTGGACTACCTCACCTACCTCAACAATCGTTTTGATGGCAACTGGAATCATGCGATCGCGGCTTACAACAGCGGTGGCGGTCGAGTCTCCAGTGCGATTCGTAAAAATCTTAAGCTGGGTAAGCCAACCGATTTTTTCTCGCTCGATCTGCCTAAAGAGACCAGTGGCTATGTGCCGAAATTACTCGCATTGGCTGACATTGTCGCCAATCAAGAGAAGTATGGCATAGAAATTCCGCCAATCGCCAATCAGCCAGTGCTGCAATTGGTCGATCCGGGGGAACAGCTCGATCTGGCGATTGCCGCGCAATACGCGGGCATGCCAGTCAAAGAGTTACAGAGTTACAACCCAGCCTACAATCAGTGGTCAACCGCCCCTGATGGTCCGTTTCAACTGCTGATTCCCATCGACAAAAGTGAACACTTTCTCGCCAAGGTGGAAGAAAATCGCGGTAAAGGATTGAAATTAGTGCGTTATAAAGTGCGCTCAGGCGATACTCTGAGCGAGCTGGCAAGTAAATACAACACCACCAGCGACGTGATTCGCACCGCGAATACGTTAACTGGCAATACCATTCGCGTCGGTCAGTATTTAATGATCCCAACGTCAACCAAAGACGTCAGCGCTTACACTCTCTCAGCACAAAACCGCTTAGCGAAAACCCAAGCCACGGCGCGTGGCAAGTACAAGCTGACTCATGTGGTGCAAAATGGGGATAGTTTGTGGAGCATTGCCAAAGCAAACAAAGTCTCCCATCAAGCCTTGGCGAAATGGAACGGGATGGGGCCAAGAGACACACTGCGCGTTGGACAAGAGCTGGTGATCTGGAAAGACAGCAGTGAAGGCGCGGTGATCCGCACGGTTTTTTATCAAGTGCGGGCTGGTGACACCATCAGCGCGATCGCCAGCCGATTCAAAGTAAAGAGCACCGATATTGTTAAATGGAATGCTCTGCAAAATCAAAAATACCTGAAACCAGGTCAAAAACTTAAACTTTATGTTGATGTTACTAAGGTAAGTGTATGA
- a CDS encoding YIP1 family protein: MNPSSNPFVMLFDIFRSPTACFLALYQRGAWGWLPYVLLILSPFLFWGAYFSNVDFQWLTSVLSPQFEQINPEQIKFLDDPNTLMASEIISDILSRTLTILFLAFWFTLATKPSQHQHGFWKWFAAASVITFPALIGDLASYASLLLKHGQVVSYAADLNSLNGLIKLPLTNEWSSFAGGLPLLLPWYIVLGYAAVLTWTEFERGQALVISALPWLGYYLIWALSVLIF; encoded by the coding sequence ATGAATCCATCCAGTAACCCTTTTGTCATGCTCTTTGACATCTTCCGCTCGCCGACAGCGTGTTTTTTAGCGCTCTATCAACGAGGCGCTTGGGGATGGCTGCCCTATGTTCTGCTGATTCTTAGCCCTTTTCTATTTTGGGGGGCTTATTTCTCTAACGTCGATTTTCAATGGTTGACTTCGGTACTCTCGCCACAATTTGAGCAGATCAATCCAGAACAGATAAAATTCCTCGACGATCCCAACACGTTGATGGCCAGCGAGATCATCAGTGACATTCTTAGTCGAACGCTGACGATTTTGTTCTTGGCTTTTTGGTTCACTTTAGCCACCAAACCGAGTCAACATCAGCATGGTTTTTGGAAATGGTTTGCCGCCGCCTCTGTCATTACCTTTCCGGCCTTGATTGGCGATCTCGCCAGCTACGCCAGTTTGCTACTCAAACATGGCCAAGTAGTCAGCTACGCGGCTGACTTAAACAGCTTAAATGGTTTGATCAAACTACCGCTGACCAACGAATGGTCATCGTTTGCAGGCGGATTGCCTTTGCTTCTGCCTTGGTACATTGTGCTGGGTTATGCGGCCGTGCTGACTTGGACCGAGTTTGAACGCGGGCAAGCTCTAGTGATCTCTGCCCTACCTTGGCTGGGTTATTACCTTATTTGGGCACTGTCTGTGCTGATATTTTAA
- a CDS encoding endonuclease/exonuclease/phosphatase family protein translates to MKKRSLLLYPAFFVVAGYFAFHTIFTIPEQPEMVTIADGAINLQLDCLHSHSRQSIDQQGELTLLVWNIYKQNRRNWNTALSEYADGTQLVLLQEASLDDPLKRWIASEGWHAQQVNAFKAFNKSAGVLTLAKHKPVLACGYSQLEPWLRLPKSALYSEYPLSNGSTLAVANIHAVNFTLGVQAYQQQIDVLVNALTKHQGPVILAGDFNSWNEARWSTLRDIVEKLALQEVVFQPDLRTRFITGRVLDHVFYRGLTLEKAKAPTTDASDHNPLLVSFKISAQTVPK, encoded by the coding sequence ATGAAAAAACGTTCCCTGCTCCTGTATCCTGCTTTTTTTGTTGTTGCGGGCTATTTTGCCTTCCACACTATCTTCACCATTCCCGAACAGCCAGAGATGGTCACTATCGCTGATGGGGCAATTAATTTGCAATTAGATTGTCTGCATAGCCACAGCAGGCAGAGTATTGACCAGCAGGGGGAACTGACACTGTTGGTGTGGAATATTTACAAACAAAACCGCCGCAATTGGAACACCGCATTGAGCGAGTACGCGGATGGGACGCAGCTGGTGCTGCTGCAAGAAGCGAGCTTAGATGATCCCCTCAAACGTTGGATAGCTTCTGAAGGTTGGCATGCACAGCAAGTGAATGCGTTTAAGGCGTTTAACAAAAGTGCAGGGGTTTTGACCTTGGCCAAGCACAAGCCGGTTTTAGCGTGCGGTTACAGCCAGTTAGAACCTTGGTTACGTCTTCCCAAATCGGCACTCTATTCCGAATACCCACTCTCGAACGGCAGCACACTAGCGGTGGCCAATATTCACGCAGTGAATTTTACCTTGGGCGTGCAAGCGTACCAGCAGCAAATTGATGTCTTAGTTAACGCGTTAACCAAGCATCAAGGCCCGGTGATTCTGGCGGGCGATTTTAATAGCTGGAATGAGGCGCGCTGGAGCACATTGCGGGATATCGTTGAGAAATTAGCGCTGCAAGAAGTGGTCTTTCAGCCTGATTTACGCACCCGTTTTATCACAGGTCGAGTGTTGGACCATGTGTTCTATCGAGGACTGACGCTAGAGAAAGCGAAAGCGCCCACAACGGACGCTTCCGATCATAATCCTTTATTGGTGAGCTTTAAAATATCAGCACAGACAGTGCCCAAATAA
- the glnB gene encoding nitrogen regulatory protein P-II yields the protein MKKIEAIIKPFKLDDVREALAEVGITGMTVSEVKGFGRQKGHTELYRGAEYMVDFLPKVKLEIVVNEDVADKCVETIIETAQTGKIGDGKIFVTNVERVVRIRTGEEDEDAI from the coding sequence ATGAAAAAGATTGAAGCGATTATCAAGCCATTTAAGCTCGATGATGTCCGTGAAGCGCTGGCGGAAGTCGGCATTACCGGTATGACGGTGTCTGAAGTCAAAGGTTTTGGTCGTCAGAAAGGCCACACTGAGCTTTATCGCGGTGCAGAGTACATGGTGGACTTTTTGCCGAAGGTGAAGTTGGAAATCGTGGTGAATGAAGATGTGGCGGATAAGTGCGTCGAAACCATTATTGAAACCGCGCAAACGGGTAAGATCGGCGATGGTAAGATTTTCGTCACTAACGTCGAGCGGGTAGTACGTATCCGTACTGGCGAAGAAGACGAAGACGCAATCTGA
- a CDS encoding cytochrome c codes for MKKVAIGLALGLGLISGSVMAGDIAAGQAKSAICAACHGADGIAVIPGYPNLKGQNEQYLVSSIKAYKNKERTGGLAVVMQAQASMLSDADIANVAAYYASLK; via the coding sequence ATGAAGAAAGTCGCAATCGGTCTGGCTCTTGGATTGGGCCTAATCAGTGGAAGTGTAATGGCAGGTGATATTGCGGCAGGGCAAGCTAAATCTGCCATTTGTGCTGCGTGTCATGGCGCGGATGGGATAGCGGTGATCCCTGGTTATCCAAACCTAAAAGGCCAGAATGAGCAGTATCTGGTCTCGTCGATTAAAGCTTACAAAAATAAAGAGCGTACCGGTGGTTTGGCCGTGGTCATGCAAGCGCAGGCATCCATGCTCAGTGATGCCGACATCGCTAACGTTGCCGCTTACTACGCCAGCTTGAAGTAG
- the tilS gene encoding tRNA lysidine(34) synthetase TilS, whose translation MESIYHRFTKVIEEHLLPSSRLVVAFSGGVDSRILLECAARFAFEQQRQCVVVHVHHGLSDNADLWSQRCVEWCQGKQLSCAVEKVQLELMAGDSVEEQARQARYQALAKHLELGDLLLTGQHADDQVETFLLALKRGSGPKGLSAMGQCMPFAQGFLLRPLLSVGRLEIEFAAKQLGLEWVEDESNLDTRYDRNFLRQEVLPQISQRWPGFASAVQRSAQLCAEQEGLLDELLSPVLARALQADHSLALAVLYQQSEQARLRLLRMWLSALGQPMPSRQNLQILWQQVALAKADANPILQLGQGQVRRFNQRLYFVAQSNDISQWRAEIKLSQPLALPDHLGVLTLEHTPGRGNLALPPAGGTFYVTFDPEGLSAHPAERGHRRKMKKLFQEYQVPSWLRRRTPILMCADRVVAVAGLFVDREFIGQDCELFWRKSSQFM comes from the coding sequence ATGGAGTCTATCTATCACCGTTTCACAAAAGTGATTGAAGAGCATTTGCTGCCCTCTTCGCGCTTGGTTGTCGCTTTTAGTGGTGGTGTTGATTCAAGGATCTTACTTGAGTGTGCGGCACGTTTCGCTTTCGAGCAGCAAAGGCAATGTGTTGTGGTGCATGTCCATCATGGTTTAAGCGACAATGCCGACTTATGGAGCCAGCGATGTGTCGAATGGTGTCAGGGGAAACAGCTCTCTTGCGCTGTGGAGAAAGTGCAACTTGAGCTGATGGCAGGCGACAGCGTTGAAGAGCAGGCCAGACAGGCGCGTTATCAGGCGCTTGCTAAGCATCTTGAGCTGGGGGATCTGCTTCTTACGGGGCAGCATGCCGATGATCAAGTCGAAACCTTTCTCCTCGCTTTAAAACGCGGCAGTGGTCCGAAAGGGTTGTCAGCGATGGGGCAATGTATGCCGTTTGCGCAAGGATTTTTGCTCCGCCCCTTGCTGTCGGTTGGTCGCTTGGAGATAGAGTTTGCCGCCAAGCAGCTGGGCTTAGAATGGGTCGAAGACGAAAGTAACCTAGATACGCGCTACGATCGCAATTTTCTGCGCCAAGAGGTACTGCCGCAAATCAGCCAACGTTGGCCCGGTTTTGCCAGCGCAGTACAGCGCAGCGCGCAGCTGTGTGCTGAGCAAGAAGGTTTGTTAGATGAGCTTTTATCGCCCGTTTTGGCTCGCGCTTTACAAGCGGATCACAGCCTAGCGTTAGCGGTGCTTTACCAACAAAGCGAGCAAGCGCGACTTCGCCTGCTGCGTATGTGGTTGTCAGCGCTCGGTCAGCCGATGCCGAGCCGTCAGAACTTGCAGATTCTCTGGCAGCAAGTTGCGCTTGCTAAGGCCGATGCCAATCCGATCTTGCAGCTCGGGCAAGGACAGGTGCGCCGATTCAATCAGCGTCTCTATTTTGTGGCGCAGAGTAACGATATCAGCCAGTGGCGAGCTGAGATTAAACTTAGCCAACCCTTGGCTTTGCCAGATCATCTTGGCGTTTTAACCTTAGAGCATACTCCCGGCCGCGGGAATTTGGCACTTCCACCTGCTGGCGGAACATTCTATGTGACTTTTGACCCCGAGGGATTAAGCGCCCATCCAGCAGAGCGTGGTCATCGGCGCAAAATGAAGAAGCTGTTTCAAGAATACCAAGTGCCGAGCTGGCTCCGACGCCGCACGCCGATACTTATGTGTGCAGATAGGGTTGTTGCGGTTGCCGGGCTGTTTGTTGACCGTGAATTTATTGGTCAGGATTGTGAGCTCTTTTGGCGCAAGTCATCTCAATTCATGTAA